The sequence TCTTAAAACCACCCGCTACGTTTAAGCTCTCGTGTCTTGCGCTGCACCGTAACTCGTCATTGCATCGCCACTGCGAGTGCCACTGCCACTGCCACTGCGAGTGCGAGTGCGAGTGCGAGTGCGAGTGCGAGTGCGAGTGCGAGTGCGACAGATCGAGATTTCATTTGAAGTGTGGTTCGCCCATGAATGCAGAGGCGCTTCGGCGAGGCGAGGCCGATGGCCCCCACCGCCCCCAAACGAAGCCCTTGGTTTCCCTGGCAGACCCATCCGCGACGCACGCAGTGCGGAGTGGGCGCTGATGAGCCCTTTGTCACCAACGCTGAATGTGCGAGGGCACAGATTCCAGATGCACCACTACCGTAACTGTGCGAGAAACCCGCTTAGCAGGGGCTTCGAGCCGCTTTCTTTTGCCTACTTTTCTTTGCGGCCGGCAAAGAAAAGTAGGTGCCGCCCCGCACAGGGGCAACGCTAATAGACCACTAACAAATCAAGGAGAGGCCAAAAAGTCAGATCAAGGAAAGGCCAACGCCACAGGCACACAGACGAACAAGCGCCGCGAAGGCAAAAAAGCAAAATAGTGCAAAACATCAACCAGCACAAAAACCACATGCCATATCCTTCCAGCTAACCGAACCCTAAGCGCCGCAGGCAACAACCCCGTAGGGCAAAAAACCAAAATGTTCACCTCAATCAAAAGATTCATAAAAAAATGGCGAGCCTCCCGCGACGGCGGCCACCAACTGGACGCGCTCCTAGCGATCGCAGACAAGACGGCGCCCTATCCAGACCGCAGTGAATGGCTGATCGAGCTCGCCCACTGGATCCACCGCGGCCGCGCCGTCCAACCCGAGCAACTCGATAACACCGTCGAAAACGCTACCTCACGCTCAACCCTGGCGCACGCAAGAGTCCGTTATCTCCTCCACGTGCTGGACCGTAACCCGGCCTGGAAGGCCAACGTCGCCGGCATTCTCCGCGCGCTCCTGCGCGAAAGCGACGGCCTCTCGCTTCTCTGCGATGCAGGCATGCCCGTGCACTCCGGCTTCTTCGGCGCACTCTTCGAACGCCTCGAAGCCTCACTTATCCCCCCCGCGCCGAACCGGCGCGATCTGCGCGCGATCGTCACCCTGATGTTCAGCCAGGAACGCGACGCCGAATGGATCGCCAGTCTGCCAACCGATCTGCTCACCCGCATCCGCGCCCTCTTCGACTATGAAGAGGACGACAACGAACATCGCGACACCACCCCGTTCTCGCTCGACCTGCTGGCCGCCCTGCACAATCTCACCTGCCAGATCAGTTCGACCGGTCTCTCGCAAACAGTCCGCAGCCGTCTCGGCGAAGTGGACGCCGGCGATGCCAGCGACGTGCGCGTCGCCATGGAAAAGCAGCCGTTCTACCGGCTCACGCGCGCCATGCTCGCCGTCGAAGCGGCCCATCAGGACGTCAGTGCAGGCGCCCCGCAAGACAAGCTGCTGCATGAGGTCAACTATCTGCGCCTGCTGCTCGACGAATGCCGCAGCGCTACCGACAACGTCTTCGCCCATCTCTATCGCAACGGCGTCAGTGTCGATATCGTGTTCCAGGTCGAACGGATGCGCATGCGCATCGTGCGCGCGGAGCACCTGCTGAACACCTGGATGGCGCCGGACGATCCGCACGCCGGCGCGCGTCTCACCGCCGAACTGGTGAACGCCAATCACGCAAGCCAGAGCGTCGCGCATCTCGTGCGCAGCAATTTCTCATTGCTGGCGCGCAAGGTCGTCGAGTACAGCGCCGATACCGGCGAGCACTACATCGCACGCGATCGCGCCGAATACCTGAAGATGCTGCGCATGGCAGCCGGCGGCGGACTCGTCACCGTGGTCACGGTCTGCGTGAAATTCGCCATCACCGGCGTACATCTGCAATCGATGTTCGAAGGCCTGCTCGCCGGCATCAACTATGCGGCCAGCTTCCTGCTGATTCACTTCCTGCACTTCTCGCTCGCCACCAAGCAGCCGGCGATGACCGCACCCACGCTCGCCCGCGAATTGGACGGCGTCGGCACGCCGGCAGGCGTCGACAGCTTCGTGAGTTCGGTCACCGCATTGATGCGCACGCAGGCAGCCGCCGTGCTCGGCAACGTGCTGTTGGTGTTTCCCGTGTGCTTCGGCGTGCAATTACTGTGGCATGCGCTGTTCAACGCCAACATCATTTCGCCCGAGAAAGCCCACGCCACACTGCACTCGTTCTCGCTGCTGGGACCGACGCCGTTCTATGCCGCGCTGACCGGCGTGTTGCTGTGGTCGTCGAGTTTGCTGTCAGGGTGGGCGGACAACTGGTTCGTCCTGCATCGCGTGGCCGATGCGCTCGCCTATAACCGGCGCCTGCGCATGACGCTCGGCGTGGCCGGCGCGGCCCGGCTCGCCGCGTTTTGCCGCACGAACGTGGCGGGCGTCGTGGGCAACATCACGCTCGGCCTGATGCTTGGCCTCGTGCCGGCGATCCTCACCGCCTTCGCCTTCACGTTCGAGGTGCGTCACGTGACGCTGAGCGCCGGCTCGATCGGCATCGCACTCGGCGTGCTCGGCAAAGACGCGTTGAAGTTGCCGGAGTTGTGGTGGGCGGTCGCGGGCGTCGGCAGCATGGCGATCCTCAACGTGGCCGTGAGTTTCGCGCTCGCCTTCTACATGGCGGTGAAATCGCGCGACTTGCGGCGCAATGCGGTGCGCTCGCTGCGCGGCGCGATCTGGCAACGGGTGTTCAGGCATCCGCTGGAGCTGGTATGGCCGGCCAAAACGGCCCCGCACCCCGACCGCGTACAATAGCGCCTTATCTAACGCCTTCCGGCAACCTCAATGTCCTTCGATTTCTTCCTTCCCTGTCCGCGCGGCCTTGAAGCCTCGCTCGCCACCGAGCTCGCCGAAATTGCCGCGAAGCACCTGAACGGCGCGCCGTTCACGGCCGGCGCGCAAGTGCCCGGCGGCGTGCATTTCCGCGGAGGCTGGGCCGCCGGCATGGCCGCCAACCTGCACTCGCGCCTCGCGAGCCGCGTGCTGCTGAAAATCGCGCATCGGCCGTATCGCAGCGAACAGGACATTTACGCGCTCGCGCTCGAACAGCGCTGGGAGCAGTGGTTCTCGGCGAACGAAACGCTGCGCGTGGACGTCACCGCGATCAAATCGCCGCTGCGCAGCCTCGAATTCACGACGCTGCGCGTCAAGGACGCGATCTGCGACCGTCTGCGTGAAGTGAGCGGTGCGCGTCCGAACATCGACACCGCCATGCCCGACGTGCGCGTGTTCGCGTTCCTCACCGCCACCGATTGCACGCTCTACCTCGACACCTCCGGCGACCCGCTCTTCAAGCGCGGCTGGCGCCTCGACAAGGGTGCGGCGCCGCTGCGCGAGAATCTCGCGGCCGGCATCCTGCGTCTGACCGGCTGGACCGCCGGCACGCCGCTGTACGACCCGATGTGCGGCAGTGGCACCTTCCTCGCGGAAGCCGCGCAAGTGGCGCTGAATATCGCGCCGGGCGCGGAGCGCCGCTTCGGCTTCGAGAAGCTCAAGCAATTCGAGGCCAAGACCTGGCAAACGCTGAAGGCCGCCGCGCTCGACGCCAAGCACGCCGCCCGCACCTCGCGCGCCGATCTGCAGATTTTCGGTAGCGATATTTCCGGCGACATGCTGGACAAGGCGCGTGCGAACTTCCAGCGCGCCGGTCTGCCGTCGATTCCGCTCAAACAGGTCGACGCGCGCGGCATGACCGCACCGTCGTCCGAGCCGGGCATTCTCGTCGCGAATCCGCCGTATGGCGAGCGGATCGAAGTGCGCGGCCGCAACGCACGCGGCGAAATCCGCGAAGGCCGCGCCACGCGTGAAGGCCGTGACGACGACAGCTTCCACCGAGCCCAGGAAGAAGCGCCGGACAGCGAGTTTTTCCAGTCGCTCGGCGATGCGCTGAAGCAGCGCTTTACCGGCTGGCATGCGTTTATTCTCACTTCGGATCGCAAGCTGCCGGGCCAGTTGCGTCTGCGTGAATCGACCAAAACGCCGCTCTTTAACGGCGCGCTCGAATGCCGGCTGTTCCGCTTCGATCTGATCGCGGGTAGCGTCCGGCAACGGCCGCAGAACAACGACACGCCAGCAACCTGAGCTTGAGCTTGAGCCTGAGCAGCATCGAAAAAAGCCGCGGATCCAATCCGCGGCTTTTTTTGCCTGTACCTCAGCGATCGGCCGGCGTTGGGCTCCTCCTGCTGCCACCCCGACTTCTCCGCCCCTCTGCTCCAGCCCGCCGCACCATCTCTGCCCTCTCTGCCCTCTCTGCCCTCTCTGCCCTCTCTGCCCTCTCTGCCCTCTCTGCCCTCTCTGCCCTCTCTGCCATCGCTGCCATCGCTGCCATCGCTGCCATCCCGCCATTGCTGCCAGCGCACATGCTCGCTCATCGTCCGCCACGTCCTTTTGCCACACCCGCCACTCCCTACTGACACTACGCTGTCAGTAGCCCCCACGCACACTCCTTCTCACGCCATCCGGCGCTTTGCACGGCTTACCGCCATTCACAGGAGAGTGTCATGTCCGCATCATCCAAAGTTGTTGCGTGGTTCGAGATTCCGTCCGTCGATTTCGATCGCGCCGTTCGCTTTTATGAAGCCGCGCTCGACGTCAAACTGAATCGCCAGGAAATCGGCGGCCAGCCGATTGCCATCTTCGGCTACGAGGAACCGGCCACCGGCGGCGCAATCGTCCATAGCCCGTCGATGAAGCCGGCCGGCGACGGTGTGCTCGTCTATCTGAACGCGCAACCGACCGTCGACGCCACCCTCGCCCGCGTCGAAAAGGCCGGCGGCAAGACCGATGGTCCGGTGATCAAGCTACCGCAGGACATCGGCTACATCGCGTTCTTCACCGATACGGAAGGCAACCGCCTCGGCCTGCACTCGCTGACCAACGGTTAATACACCACGCGACGCGACGCACCAGCGCGGCGGCCAGCAGGCACCGCGCAGAACGCCGACCGGAGCGCAACATGCGGCGCTATCATCGTGGGGCTGTCCCCGTCCTTTTCTACAAGACGCCCACGATGACGCGCCGCGCCGACCGCCTGTTCCAGATCGCCGAACTGTTACGCGGACGGCGTCTGACTACCGCGCAACAACTCGCCGACTGGCTGAATATCTCGCTGCGCACCGTCTATCGCGACGTGCGCGATCTGCAACTGTCAGGCGTGCCAATCGAAGGCGAAGCGGGTATCGGCTATCGGTTGAGCCGCGCGGCGAGCCTGCCGCCCCTCACCTTCACCGCCGATGAACTGGCCGCGCTCGCAGCCGGCGCGCGGATGCTCGAATCGTGGGGCGGCGCCGGTTTCGCGAGCGGGGCGCGCGGGGCGCTGGCGAAGATCGCCTCGGCGATGCCCGCCGACAAGCGCGTAACGCTCGAACGTCTGGCGATCTTCGCGCCGTCGTTTCACATCAAGGCGGATTTTTCAGCGAAGGTGGATGCGCTGCATCGGGCAATCGATGCACGTCAGGTGGCGAGCTTTGCCTATACCGATGCAAATGGCGCGGCGACCGAGCGGCGCGTGTGGCCGCTGGCCCTGGCTTATTGGGGCGCGCGTTGGACACTCGGCGCGTGGTGCGAATTGCGCAGCGATTTCCGCAATTTCGGGTTGGAGAGGATCCAAGATCTTCAGGTGCTCGAATCGTATCCGGATCAGGAAGGACGACGCTTGGCGGATTGGCTTCGGCATGTGAATGCGAAGCCGCGGTAAGGATGCAGACGCGCCCAGGCTGCATGACCGACGGTTCGCCGCCCGCCCCGAGGCAAGCCGCGAACCGCCAAGGCGCGTTACTCCACCGCCTTCACCATATCTTCGATCACCTTCTTCGCGTCGCCGAACACCATCATCGTCTTGTCCATGTAGAACA comes from Burkholderia sp. GAS332 and encodes:
- a CDS encoding Site-specific recombinase — its product is MFTSIKRFIKKWRASRDGGHQLDALLAIADKTAPYPDRSEWLIELAHWIHRGRAVQPEQLDNTVENATSRSTLAHARVRYLLHVLDRNPAWKANVAGILRALLRESDGLSLLCDAGMPVHSGFFGALFERLEASLIPPAPNRRDLRAIVTLMFSQERDAEWIASLPTDLLTRIRALFDYEEDDNEHRDTTPFSLDLLAALHNLTCQISSTGLSQTVRSRLGEVDAGDASDVRVAMEKQPFYRLTRAMLAVEAAHQDVSAGAPQDKLLHEVNYLRLLLDECRSATDNVFAHLYRNGVSVDIVFQVERMRMRIVRAEHLLNTWMAPDDPHAGARLTAELVNANHASQSVAHLVRSNFSLLARKVVEYSADTGEHYIARDRAEYLKMLRMAAGGGLVTVVTVCVKFAITGVHLQSMFEGLLAGINYAASFLLIHFLHFSLATKQPAMTAPTLARELDGVGTPAGVDSFVSSVTALMRTQAAAVLGNVLLVFPVCFGVQLLWHALFNANIISPEKAHATLHSFSLLGPTPFYAALTGVLLWSSSLLSGWADNWFVLHRVADALAYNRRLRMTLGVAGAARLAAFCRTNVAGVVGNITLGLMLGLVPAILTAFAFTFEVRHVTLSAGSIGIALGVLGKDALKLPELWWAVAGVGSMAILNVAVSFALAFYMAVKSRDLRRNAVRSLRGAIWQRVFRHPLELVWPAKTAPHPDRVQ
- a CDS encoding HTH domain-containing protein; translated protein: MRRYHRGAVPVLFYKTPTMTRRADRLFQIAELLRGRRLTTAQQLADWLNISLRTVYRDVRDLQLSGVPIEGEAGIGYRLSRAASLPPLTFTADELAALAAGARMLESWGGAGFASGARGALAKIASAMPADKRVTLERLAIFAPSFHIKADFSAKVDALHRAIDARQVASFAYTDANGAATERRVWPLALAYWGARWTLGAWCELRSDFRNFGLERIQDLQVLESYPDQEGRRLADWLRHVNAKPR
- a CDS encoding putative N6-adenine-specific DNA methylase; this encodes MSFDFFLPCPRGLEASLATELAEIAAKHLNGAPFTAGAQVPGGVHFRGGWAAGMAANLHSRLASRVLLKIAHRPYRSEQDIYALALEQRWEQWFSANETLRVDVTAIKSPLRSLEFTTLRVKDAICDRLREVSGARPNIDTAMPDVRVFAFLTATDCTLYLDTSGDPLFKRGWRLDKGAAPLRENLAAGILRLTGWTAGTPLYDPMCGSGTFLAEAAQVALNIAPGAERRFGFEKLKQFEAKTWQTLKAAALDAKHAARTSRADLQIFGSDISGDMLDKARANFQRAGLPSIPLKQVDARGMTAPSSEPGILVANPPYGERIEVRGRNARGEIREGRATREGRDDDSFHRAQEEAPDSEFFQSLGDALKQRFTGWHAFILTSDRKLPGQLRLRESTKTPLFNGALECRLFRFDLIAGSVRQRPQNNDTPAT